One window of the Chelonoidis abingdonii isolate Lonesome George chromosome 3, CheloAbing_2.0, whole genome shotgun sequence genome contains the following:
- the LOC142046488 gene encoding rho guanine nucleotide exchange factor TIAM2-like: protein MEKVASHINEMQKIYEDYGTVFDQLVADQSGTEKEVTELSMGELLMHSAVSWLNPFPSLGKARKDLELTVFVFKRAVILVYKENCKLKKKLVSLAIISIQAIDVYA from the exons atggaaaaagTAGCCAGTCACATCAATGAGATGCAGAAGATATATGAGGACTATGGTACTGTGTTTGACCAACTGGTTGCAGATCAGAGTGGAACAGAGAAGGAG GTCACAGAACTTTCAATGGGAGAACTTCTGATGCACTCTGCTGTTTCCTGGTTGAATCCTTTCCCATCATTGGGCAAAGCAAGAAAAGATCTTGAACTTACAGTGTTTG tttttaaGCGGGCCGTCATACTGGTATATAAGGAGAActgcaaactgaaaaagaaactgGTAAGTCTGGCAATAATTTCAATTCAAGCTATAGATGTGTAtgcatag